A part of Streptomyces sp. NBC_01210 genomic DNA contains:
- a CDS encoding ATP-binding cassette domain-containing protein, with amino-acid sequence MRSTPLLALRGVSKRFGAVWALTDVELEIHAGEVVALVGDNGAGKSTLIKVITGVAPADEGVIEWNGRPVRINRPRDAQDLGIAGVYQDLALCETLDVVGNLFLGHEIGRTGVLDEVSMERRAGELDLLDTLSIRIPSVRVPVASLSAGQRQTVAIARALLSEPKMLILDEPTAALGVRQTIHFLDLIDRLRERGVGVLLVSHNLGDVKAVADRVAVLHLGRNNGFFSVPTTSQEQIVSSITGATDNAVTHRDRAWEGAM; translated from the coding sequence ATGCGGAGCACACCCCTGCTGGCGCTGCGCGGAGTCAGCAAACGGTTCGGCGCTGTCTGGGCACTCACAGACGTCGAGCTGGAGATCCATGCCGGAGAAGTCGTCGCCCTGGTGGGCGACAACGGCGCGGGCAAGTCCACCCTCATCAAGGTGATCACCGGCGTCGCCCCCGCCGACGAGGGTGTCATCGAGTGGAACGGCCGTCCCGTCCGGATCAATCGCCCCCGCGATGCCCAAGACCTGGGCATCGCCGGCGTCTACCAGGACCTCGCGTTGTGCGAAACCCTCGATGTGGTCGGCAACCTCTTCCTCGGCCACGAGATCGGCAGGACCGGAGTCCTCGACGAGGTGTCCATGGAGCGCCGGGCCGGGGAACTGGACCTGCTGGACACCCTCTCCATACGTATCCCCAGCGTCCGCGTCCCCGTCGCCTCCCTCTCCGCGGGCCAACGCCAGACGGTCGCGATCGCGCGCGCTCTTCTCAGCGAACCCAAGATGCTGATCCTCGATGAACCAACCGCTGCGCTGGGCGTCCGGCAGACCATCCATTTCCTCGACCTGATCGACCGGCTGCGGGAACGCGGGGTCGGCGTTCTCCTCGTCAGCCACAACCTGGGTGACGTCAAGGCCGTCGCGGACCGGGTCGCGGTGCTGCACCTCGGTCGCAACAATGGTTTCTTCAGCGTGCCGACCACGTCCCAGGAGCAGATCGTCTCCTCCATCACCGGCGCGACGGACAACGCCGTAACCCATCGCGACCGGGCGTGGGAGGGAGCGATGTGA
- a CDS encoding ATP-binding protein, which produces MAAQLSTVAREAVEHFCPVPHSPGAVSVVRGRVRAVLTEWGLSPDVTMDALVVVSELLTNALVHALPPATVRLSWVRVDEHRALRVEVTDAGSALPARQWAVPDEHGRGIAIVTALSARHGIRAHTGGITCWADLLAA; this is translated from the coding sequence ATGGCGGCTCAGCTCAGCACGGTGGCCCGCGAGGCTGTCGAACATTTCTGTCCCGTGCCGCATTCCCCGGGGGCTGTCTCGGTCGTACGCGGACGTGTCCGCGCGGTGCTCACGGAGTGGGGCCTCTCCCCGGACGTCACCATGGATGCGCTGGTGGTGGTCTCGGAGCTGCTGACCAATGCGCTCGTCCACGCTCTGCCACCGGCGACGGTGCGTCTGTCGTGGGTCCGCGTCGACGAACACAGAGCCCTGCGCGTCGAAGTCACCGACGCGGGAAGCGCGCTCCCGGCCAGGCAGTGGGCTGTCCCGGACGAGCACGGCCGTGGAATCGCCATTGTCACCGCTCTGTCGGCACGCCATGGCATACGCGCCCATACCGGCGGGATCACCTGCTGGGCGGATCTCCTCGCAGCGTAG
- the glpK gene encoding glycerol kinase GlpK: MVERYVMSIDQGTTSTRCILFDHRGRLVSVAQREHQQYFPRPGWVEHDAVEIWRNLRRVVPEALSGVGAAGGEVSALGIANQRETTVLWDRRTGTPLGRAIVWQDTRTAPLVEDLRNDPGDDFFLDRCCLPPSTYFSAPRIRWLFDHVAGLERRAQDGEVLFGTMETWLIWNLTGGTAGGQHITDATNASRTMLMNMRTLTWDEELLGFFGVPRAMLPEIRSSAESYGEDRSVLPGIRIASALGDQQAALFGQTCFSPGEAKCTYGTGSFLMQNTGTDVVRSRNGLLTTVAYKIADQPAVYALEGPIAVTGSLVQWFRDRLGLISSAPEIETLARTVEDNGGCYIVPAFSGLFAPHWRSDARGVIVGLTSYITKGHLARAALEATGWQTREVVDAMNADSSLTLNELKVDGGMTSDNLLMQILADVLDVPVVRPMVAETVSLGAAYAAGLAVGYWSDLEVLRRNWHRAGQWLPDMDSGRRESEYDNWQRAVERSLGWIQPSNRP, translated from the coding sequence ATGGTTGAACGGTATGTGATGTCGATTGACCAGGGCACCACCTCCACCCGTTGCATCCTGTTCGACCACCGTGGGCGGTTGGTGTCGGTGGCCCAGCGCGAGCACCAGCAGTATTTTCCGAGGCCCGGCTGGGTCGAGCACGACGCCGTCGAGATCTGGCGCAATCTGCGGCGCGTCGTGCCCGAGGCCCTGTCCGGCGTCGGCGCCGCCGGTGGAGAGGTCTCCGCCCTGGGTATCGCGAACCAGCGCGAGACCACGGTGCTCTGGGACCGGCGGACAGGCACCCCGCTGGGGAGAGCGATCGTCTGGCAGGACACCCGCACCGCTCCGCTCGTCGAGGACCTGAGAAACGACCCCGGCGACGACTTCTTCCTGGACCGCTGCTGCCTGCCGCCCTCGACCTATTTCTCCGCGCCACGGATCCGCTGGCTGTTCGACCACGTCGCGGGGCTGGAACGGCGAGCCCAGGACGGCGAGGTGCTGTTCGGCACGATGGAGACCTGGCTGATCTGGAACCTCACCGGCGGGACGGCCGGCGGTCAGCACATCACCGACGCCACCAACGCCAGTCGCACGATGCTCATGAACATGCGCACGCTCACCTGGGACGAGGAACTGCTGGGATTCTTCGGGGTCCCCCGCGCCATGCTGCCCGAGATCCGGTCCTCGGCGGAAAGCTACGGTGAGGACCGCTCGGTCCTACCGGGCATCCGCATCGCGAGCGCGCTCGGCGATCAGCAGGCTGCACTCTTCGGGCAGACGTGCTTCTCCCCGGGCGAGGCGAAGTGCACGTACGGGACCGGCAGCTTCCTGATGCAGAACACCGGCACTGACGTTGTACGGTCCCGGAACGGGCTCCTCACCACCGTCGCGTACAAGATCGCCGACCAGCCCGCGGTCTACGCGCTGGAAGGCCCGATCGCCGTCACCGGCTCGCTGGTCCAGTGGTTCCGTGACCGTCTGGGACTGATCAGCAGCGCGCCGGAGATCGAGACCCTCGCGCGCACCGTCGAGGACAACGGCGGCTGCTACATCGTCCCGGCGTTCTCCGGTCTCTTCGCGCCCCACTGGCGCAGCGACGCACGCGGTGTCATCGTCGGCCTCACCTCGTACATCACCAAGGGGCACCTGGCCCGAGCCGCGCTGGAAGCCACCGGCTGGCAGACGCGAGAGGTCGTCGACGCCATGAACGCCGACTCCTCGCTGACCCTGAATGAGCTCAAGGTCGACGGCGGCATGACATCCGACAACCTGCTCATGCAGATCCTGGCCGACGTCCTCGACGTGCCCGTGGTGCGGCCCATGGTCGCCGAGACCGTCTCGCTGGGCGCCGCCTACGCCGCCGGGCTGGCCGTCGGCTACTGGTCGGACCTGGAAGTCCTGCGCCGCAACTGGCACCGGGCGGGCCAGTGGCTGCCCGACATGGACTCCGGGCGGCGCGAATCGGAATACGACAACTGGCAGCGGGCCGTCGAGCGATCGCTGGGGTGGATCCAACCGTCGAACCGCCCTTGA
- the metE gene encoding 5-methyltetrahydropteroyltriglutamate--homocysteine S-methyltransferase: MTSLSTAAAARATVYGYPRQGQNRELKKAIEGYWKGRVTAAALRETAAELRRANWQQLTEAGIHEVPTGDFSYYDHVLDTSVMVGAIPARHRAAVEAGSLDGCFAMARGTQDVAPLEMTKWFDTNYHYLVPELGPDTVFTADSTKQVAELKEAIALGHTARPVLVGPVTYLLLAKPAPGVAADFEPITLLDRLLPVYAEVLSDLRAAGAEWVQLDEPALVQDRTRADLNAAARAYRDLGGLDDRPKLLVASYFDRLGEALPILAKAPVDGLALDFTEAAAANLEDLAAVGGLPGKRLVAGVVNGRNIWINDFEKSLSTLGTLLGLAGQVDVAASCSLLHVPLDSSAERDIDPQIARWLAFARQKTAEIVALARGLAQGTDTIAAELAANRADLNSRAGSAITRDPAVRARAAAVTDTDGRRSQPYPERAAAQRAHLGLPLLPTTTIGSFPQTTELRTARSDLRAGRIDTAGYEGRIEAEIREVISFQEKTGIDVLVHGEPERNDMVQYFAEQLTGYLATEHGWVQSYGTRYVRPPILAGDISRPEPMSIRWTSYAQSLTDRPVKGMLTGPVTMLAWSFVRDDQPLGDTARQVALALRDEVNDLEAAGSSVIQVDEPALRETLPLRAADHGVYLAWATEAFRLATSGVRPDTQIHTHMCYAEFGDIVQAIDDLDADVISLEAARSHMQVARELAAHGYPREAGPGVYDIHSPRVPSADEAAALLRKGLEAIPAERLWVNPDCGLKTRGWAETKASLEHLVAAAHEVRAELRTEAS, from the coding sequence GTGACCAGCTTGTCCACAGCCGCGGCAGCACGGGCCACCGTGTACGGCTACCCCCGGCAGGGCCAGAACCGTGAACTGAAGAAGGCCATCGAGGGCTACTGGAAGGGCCGCGTCACCGCTGCAGCCCTCCGGGAGACCGCCGCCGAGCTGCGCCGTGCCAACTGGCAGCAGCTCACCGAAGCCGGCATCCACGAGGTCCCGACCGGCGACTTCTCGTACTACGACCACGTCCTGGACACCAGCGTCATGGTCGGCGCGATCCCTGCCCGCCACCGTGCCGCCGTCGAGGCAGGCTCCCTGGACGGCTGCTTCGCGATGGCACGCGGCACCCAGGACGTCGCGCCGCTGGAAATGACCAAGTGGTTCGACACCAACTACCACTACCTGGTCCCCGAACTCGGCCCCGACACCGTTTTCACCGCCGACTCCACCAAGCAGGTCGCCGAGCTCAAGGAAGCAATTGCGCTCGGTCACACCGCCCGGCCGGTGCTGGTCGGACCGGTCACCTATCTGCTGCTGGCCAAGCCCGCCCCCGGCGTTGCCGCCGACTTCGAGCCGATCACTCTGCTGGACCGACTGCTGCCGGTGTACGCCGAGGTGCTGTCCGACCTGCGGGCCGCCGGCGCCGAGTGGGTGCAGCTGGACGAGCCCGCCCTTGTGCAGGACCGCACCCGCGCGGACCTGAACGCCGCGGCCCGTGCCTACCGCGACCTCGGTGGTCTCGACGACCGGCCCAAGCTGCTCGTCGCCTCCTACTTCGACCGGCTCGGTGAGGCACTGCCCATCCTCGCCAAGGCCCCCGTCGACGGTCTCGCGCTGGACTTCACCGAAGCCGCCGCGGCCAATCTCGAGGACCTGGCCGCGGTCGGCGGGCTGCCCGGCAAACGCCTGGTCGCCGGAGTCGTCAACGGCCGCAACATCTGGATCAACGACTTCGAGAAGTCCCTGTCCACGCTGGGCACCCTCCTCGGCCTGGCCGGCCAGGTCGACGTCGCCGCCTCCTGCTCGCTGCTGCATGTCCCGCTCGACAGCTCCGCCGAGCGGGACATCGACCCGCAGATCGCCCGCTGGCTCGCCTTCGCCCGGCAGAAGACCGCCGAGATCGTCGCCCTCGCCCGCGGTCTCGCCCAGGGCACCGACACCATCGCGGCCGAACTCGCCGCCAACCGCGCCGATCTCAACTCCAGGGCGGGCTCGGCGATCACACGTGACCCGGCGGTGCGTGCCCGGGCAGCCGCGGTCACTGACACGGACGGCCGCCGCTCTCAGCCGTACCCCGAGCGGGCCGCCGCCCAGCGTGCCCACCTCGGCCTGCCGCTGCTGCCCACGACGACCATCGGCTCCTTCCCTCAGACGACCGAACTGCGCACCGCCCGGTCCGATCTGCGTGCGGGAAGGATCGACACCGCCGGCTACGAGGGGCGCATCGAGGCGGAGATCCGCGAGGTCATCTCCTTCCAGGAGAAGACCGGTATCGACGTCCTGGTGCACGGCGAGCCCGAACGCAACGACATGGTGCAGTATTTCGCCGAGCAGCTGACGGGGTATCTCGCCACTGAGCACGGCTGGGTCCAGTCGTACGGCACCCGCTACGTCCGCCCGCCGATCCTGGCCGGCGACATCTCACGCCCCGAACCGATGTCGATCCGCTGGACGTCGTACGCCCAATCGCTCACCGACCGCCCCGTCAAGGGCATGCTCACCGGCCCGGTCACCATGCTCGCCTGGTCCTTCGTCCGCGACGATCAGCCGCTCGGCGACACGGCACGCCAGGTCGCCCTCGCCCTGCGCGACGAGGTCAACGACCTGGAGGCAGCGGGCAGTTCGGTGATCCAGGTCGACGAGCCCGCGCTGCGCGAAACCCTCCCGCTTCGGGCCGCCGACCACGGCGTGTACCTGGCCTGGGCGACGGAGGCGTTCCGCCTCGCCACAAGTGGCGTGCGCCCGGACACCCAGATCCACACCCATATGTGCTACGCCGAGTTCGGCGACATCGTCCAGGCCATCGACGACCTCGACGCCGACGTCATCAGCTTGGAGGCAGCCCGCTCCCACATGCAGGTCGCACGCGAACTCGCCGCTCACGGCTACCCGCGCGAGGCCGGCCCCGGCGTCTACGACATCCACTCCCCGCGCGTGCCCAGCGCTGACGAAGCAGCAGCCCTGCTCCGCAAAGGACTCGAAGCGATTCCGGCCGAGCGTCTGTGGGTCAACCCGGACTGCGGCCTGAAGACCCGCGGCTGGGCGGAGACCAAGGCGTCCCTCGAGCACCTGGTTGCGGCGGCTCACGAGGTCAGGGCTGAGCTTCGGACCGAGGCTTCCTGA
- a CDS encoding sugar ABC transporter substrate-binding protein: MSVPHRTVPSLIRRRAVVAVTAACTLAGLAACGTVGEAGEDAGGRTSGRGGFTIGLLLPDTHTARWATADKPLIVEKVKALCPDCRVTHAYASADVATQQQQIESMIADGAKILILDPVDDKALRSSITRARDAHVPVVSYDRLAEGPISAYSGYDSEEIGRIQAEELLKAMGPKARDGQIVMMNGDPTDPNTRDLMRGALSALKGKTKIGRSYYTAEWIPENAFRNMSAAIAELGADRIDGVLSANDGLAGGAITALKAAGIRPLPPVTGQDADLSAVRRIVKGEQYVTVYKSFEAEANAAAEMAVALGRGEKLDTIATDRVSNDTSKEIPAVLGPLVPVTVGTIKDTVVKSGLYTVSQICTPPIEAACRKAGLTE, from the coding sequence ATGTCGGTTCCGCACCGGACGGTGCCCAGCCTCATAAGACGTCGTGCTGTCGTCGCCGTGACAGCGGCGTGCACGCTCGCCGGTCTCGCCGCCTGCGGGACGGTCGGCGAGGCAGGCGAGGACGCGGGCGGGAGAACCTCCGGCAGGGGCGGCTTCACGATCGGGCTGCTGCTCCCGGACACTCACACCGCTCGCTGGGCGACCGCCGACAAGCCCCTGATCGTGGAGAAGGTCAAGGCGCTGTGTCCCGACTGCAGGGTGACCCACGCCTACGCCTCGGCGGACGTGGCCACTCAGCAGCAGCAGATCGAATCCATGATCGCGGACGGTGCCAAGATCCTGATCCTGGATCCCGTCGACGACAAGGCGCTCCGCTCCTCGATCACCAGGGCCCGCGACGCGCACGTCCCGGTGGTCTCCTACGACCGCCTCGCCGAGGGCCCCATCTCGGCCTACTCCGGCTACGACTCGGAGGAGATCGGCAGGATCCAGGCCGAGGAGCTCCTCAAAGCGATGGGCCCCAAGGCGCGCGACGGCCAGATCGTGATGATGAACGGTGATCCCACCGACCCGAACACGAGAGACCTGATGAGGGGCGCGCTCTCCGCGCTCAAGGGCAAGACGAAGATCGGCAGGTCGTACTACACCGCCGAGTGGATTCCGGAGAACGCGTTCAGGAACATGTCGGCCGCCATCGCCGAGCTGGGCGCGGACAGGATCGACGGCGTTCTGTCCGCCAACGACGGGCTCGCGGGTGGCGCGATCACCGCGCTCAAGGCCGCCGGTATCAGGCCGCTGCCGCCCGTCACCGGCCAGGACGCCGACCTCTCGGCCGTGCGGCGGATCGTCAAGGGCGAGCAGTACGTCACGGTCTACAAGTCCTTCGAAGCAGAGGCCAACGCCGCCGCCGAGATGGCCGTCGCCCTGGGCCGTGGCGAGAAGCTCGACACCATCGCGACGGACCGTGTCAGCAATGACACAAGCAAGGAGATTCCGGCCGTCCTGGGCCCCCTCGTCCCCGTAACCGTCGGCACGATCAAGGACACGGTCGTCAAAAGCGGCCTCTACACGGTCAGCCAGATCTGCACTCCGCCGATCGAAGCCGCCTGCCGGAAAGCCGGACTCACCGAATAG
- a CDS encoding sugar ABC transporter permease: MNRTRASENLGPTGAGGDSAGTVPTAVDERRAAGGESGFRSYVGDFTRKLRSGELGSLPGVICVVVLWTVFQSLHQQFLSPRNLSNLSVDIVGTGMIALGIAFVLLLGEVDLSVASVSGLTAAVFAVLNVRNGLPEGLAIVAALLVGAAIGAVQGFFSARIGIPAFVVTLAGLLAWNGLMLYILGSSGTINLQEQGLIHALTSYYFHDAAVAYGLAALSVAAFFLASYRDARRRRAAGVRSRPLSVIAVRTGAVALVAFAAAYILNRFQGLPLALLIFLAFVVGLDFVLRRTFYGRKIFSIGGGAEAARRAGISVVWLRISAFMVSGTLAAVGGLFLASRVAAVGQTSGSSILLINAVAAAVIGGVSLFGGRGTTWSVLLGILVIQSIASGMVLLGIPTPMQSVITGGVLLAAVALDSLSHLSQKAHGRA; this comes from the coding sequence GTGAACAGGACACGGGCATCCGAGAATCTCGGTCCCACCGGGGCGGGCGGCGATTCGGCCGGTACCGTGCCCACAGCCGTCGACGAGCGCCGGGCAGCGGGCGGCGAGAGCGGTTTCAGGAGCTATGTCGGCGATTTCACCCGCAAGCTGCGCAGCGGCGAACTCGGATCGCTGCCCGGCGTCATCTGCGTCGTCGTGCTCTGGACCGTTTTCCAGAGCCTTCACCAGCAGTTCCTGTCACCCCGCAACCTGTCCAACCTCAGCGTGGACATCGTCGGCACGGGCATGATCGCCCTCGGCATCGCCTTCGTGCTGCTGCTCGGCGAGGTGGACCTGTCGGTCGCCTCCGTCAGCGGGCTCACGGCGGCGGTGTTCGCCGTGCTCAACGTGCGCAATGGCCTGCCGGAGGGGCTGGCGATCGTCGCCGCCCTGCTCGTCGGGGCGGCGATCGGAGCCGTTCAGGGATTCTTCTCGGCCAGGATCGGCATACCGGCGTTCGTCGTCACCCTGGCGGGGCTGCTGGCCTGGAACGGCCTCATGCTCTACATCCTCGGCTCGAGCGGCACCATCAACCTCCAGGAGCAGGGCCTGATCCACGCGCTGACCAGCTACTACTTCCACGACGCGGCAGTCGCGTACGGGCTGGCGGCGCTCAGCGTGGCCGCGTTCTTCCTCGCGTCCTACCGGGACGCACGCCGCCGCAGGGCCGCCGGCGTGCGGTCCCGGCCGCTCAGTGTCATCGCCGTGCGCACGGGCGCGGTGGCACTGGTCGCGTTCGCCGCCGCCTACATCCTGAACCGCTTCCAGGGCCTGCCGCTCGCTCTTCTGATCTTCCTGGCCTTCGTCGTCGGCCTTGACTTCGTCCTTCGCCGCACGTTCTACGGGCGGAAGATCTTCTCCATCGGCGGGGGTGCCGAGGCGGCCCGCCGCGCCGGCATCAGCGTGGTGTGGTTGCGGATCTCGGCGTTCATGGTGTCCGGGACGCTGGCCGCTGTCGGCGGGCTCTTCCTGGCCTCACGCGTCGCCGCGGTGGGCCAGACCTCGGGCTCCAGCATCCTGCTGATCAACGCCGTCGCCGCAGCCGTCATCGGCGGCGTCAGCCTGTTCGGCGGCCGCGGTACAACCTGGTCTGTCCTGCTCGGCATACTCGTCATCCAGTCCATCGCGTCGGGAATGGTTCTTCTGGGCATCCCGACGCCGATGCAATCCGTGATCACCGGTGGTGTGCTGCTCGCCGCCGTGGCCCTCGACTCGCTGTCGCACCTCTCGCAGAAGGCACACGGCAGGGCCTGA
- a CDS encoding DUF6400 family protein, whose product MSSHGPTLPGEPDEPASASRPAADRPGTPAPVDFAVDLGTHEMLRRTHVLAALGPDWDPVAALRGEEEADELLYSGLSAEQQRLYDELVSAGVLPRRGGGHAAA is encoded by the coding sequence ATGTCCTCCCATGGCCCCACCCTTCCTGGCGAACCGGACGAACCCGCCTCAGCGAGCAGGCCCGCGGCGGACCGACCTGGCACCCCCGCACCGGTCGACTTCGCCGTCGACCTGGGCACACACGAAATGCTCCGGCGGACTCACGTCCTGGCCGCTCTCGGCCCCGACTGGGACCCCGTCGCAGCACTGCGCGGCGAGGAGGAGGCGGATGAGCTGCTGTACTCCGGCCTCAGCGCGGAGCAGCAGCGCCTGTACGACGAGCTGGTCTCGGCCGGTGTGCTCCCGCGGAGAGGGGGCGGCCATGCTGCCGCTTGA
- a CDS encoding 3-hydroxybutyryl-CoA dehydrogenase: MNGSLTRVGVVGGGQMGAGIAEVCARAGLDTVVCEADATAARGARERVALSLERAVQRGKLDRISAEDALARLVFTGSLDDLADRQLVVEAVVENADAKTEVFAALDKVVEDPEAILATNTSSIPVMRLGMATHRADRVLGLHFFNPVPVLPLVEVVASLHTAPEAVTAVEEFATGRLGKTVVRSQDRAGFVVNALLIPYLLSAVRMAESGFATAADVDAGMELGCAHPMGPLKLVDLIGLDTVAAIAESLYDEFREPLYAPPPLLQRMVEAGLLGRKSGRGFHTYDRG, translated from the coding sequence ATGAACGGATCCCTCACCAGGGTCGGCGTGGTCGGCGGCGGCCAGATGGGGGCCGGCATAGCCGAGGTCTGCGCTCGCGCCGGGCTTGACACGGTGGTCTGCGAGGCGGATGCCACAGCGGCCCGCGGGGCCCGGGAACGTGTGGCACTGTCCCTCGAACGCGCCGTCCAGCGCGGCAAGCTGGACCGGATCTCCGCCGAAGACGCTCTGGCACGCCTTGTGTTCACCGGCAGCCTCGACGATCTGGCCGACCGGCAGCTCGTCGTCGAGGCCGTCGTCGAGAACGCCGACGCGAAGACCGAGGTCTTCGCGGCCCTGGACAAGGTCGTCGAGGATCCGGAGGCGATTCTGGCCACCAACACCTCGTCCATCCCGGTCATGCGCCTGGGCATGGCCACGCACCGCGCCGACCGCGTCCTGGGACTGCACTTCTTCAACCCGGTGCCTGTCCTGCCGCTGGTGGAGGTCGTGGCATCTCTGCACACCGCGCCCGAGGCGGTGACGGCCGTCGAGGAGTTCGCGACCGGCAGGCTGGGCAAGACGGTGGTCCGCTCCCAGGACCGGGCCGGCTTCGTCGTCAACGCCCTGCTCATCCCCTATCTCCTCTCGGCGGTCCGCATGGCCGAGTCCGGCTTCGCCACCGCCGCCGACGTCGACGCGGGGATGGAGCTCGGCTGCGCCCATCCCATGGGGCCGCTCAAGCTGGTGGACCTGATCGGCCTGGACACTGTCGCGGCCATCGCGGAGTCGTTGTACGACGAGTTCAGGGAACCTCTCTACGCCCCGCCGCCGCTGCTCCAGCGGATGGTCGAGGCGGGGCTGCTCGGCCGCAAGTCGGGCCGGGGGTTCCACACCTACGACCGGGGCTGA
- a CDS encoding ZIP family metal transporter: MSDSQIALLGAVAGFTIYLGLPIGRLRSPAPRLRAGLNAVAIGILLFLLWDVLSAAWEPTDAALSENHWATAATGGLVLTAGLAVGLCGLVYYDRWSVRRRASAAASSRGPGAATASELVPTARSRAASLAFMIATGIGLHNFAEGLAIGNSAARGEISLAVLLVIGFGLHNATEGFGIVAPLAAEGERPSWGTLALLGLIGGGPTFVGTLVGQQVVNETLGIAFMGLAAGSILYVVIELLAVVRRAAMKELTTWMILLGLLLGFATDAVVTAAGV, encoded by the coding sequence ATGTCCGATTCGCAGATCGCTCTGCTCGGTGCTGTCGCCGGGTTCACCATTTATCTCGGCTTGCCCATCGGCCGCCTGCGCAGTCCCGCACCCCGACTGAGGGCGGGGCTCAACGCGGTTGCCATCGGCATTCTGCTCTTCCTGCTCTGGGACGTCCTCAGCGCAGCCTGGGAGCCCACCGACGCCGCGCTGAGCGAGAATCACTGGGCAACAGCGGCCACGGGCGGCTTGGTGCTCACCGCCGGCCTCGCCGTCGGCCTGTGCGGCCTTGTGTACTACGACCGCTGGAGTGTGCGCCGCCGGGCCTCCGCCGCGGCTTCGTCCCGGGGCCCGGGGGCGGCAACCGCAAGCGAACTGGTCCCCACGGCCCGCTCGCGAGCCGCAAGCCTGGCCTTCATGATCGCCACCGGCATCGGCCTGCACAACTTCGCGGAAGGCCTGGCCATCGGCAACTCCGCCGCGCGGGGCGAGATCTCACTGGCCGTCCTGCTGGTCATCGGTTTCGGCCTGCACAACGCGACCGAGGGCTTCGGCATTGTCGCCCCGCTGGCCGCCGAGGGCGAGCGACCCTCGTGGGGCACCCTTGCACTGCTCGGCCTGATTGGCGGCGGTCCCACCTTCGTGGGCACCCTGGTCGGCCAGCAGGTGGTCAACGAAACGCTCGGCATCGCCTTCATGGGCCTGGCCGCCGGATCCATCCTCTACGTGGTCATCGAGCTGCTCGCCGTGGTTCGTCGAGCCGCTATGAAGGAGCTGACCACCTGGATGATCCTGCTGGGCCTGCTGCTCGGCTTCGCCACCGACGCCGTGGTCACCGCCGCAGGCGTGTGA
- a CDS encoding IclR family transcriptional regulator: MAGPVQSIERAAAILRLLAGGPRRLGLGEVAASLGLAKGTAHGILRTLQHVDFVEQDAATGKYQLGAALLHLGTSYLDVNELRSRSINWADALAARSGEAVRLGTPLEGRVLIVHHVFRPDDTLQTLDVGALLPLHASSLGKVLLAFGTATVESALDAGLDAYTRHTLVVPEELSRALAEIREIGWAAEVQEMSMGEAGVAAPIRGHGGLVVGSIGVSGPIERVCDAQGRPQLALITLLREAARAISRDLGAARW; the protein is encoded by the coding sequence ATGGCCGGTCCGGTCCAGTCCATCGAACGGGCGGCGGCAATTCTGCGCCTGCTCGCGGGCGGCCCGCGTCGGCTCGGACTGGGCGAGGTGGCCGCGTCGCTGGGGCTGGCGAAGGGCACCGCCCACGGCATTCTGCGCACCTTGCAGCACGTAGATTTTGTGGAGCAGGACGCGGCCACGGGAAAGTACCAGCTCGGGGCGGCGCTGCTCCACCTCGGCACCAGTTACCTCGACGTCAACGAGTTGCGGTCGCGCTCCATCAACTGGGCCGACGCCCTGGCCGCCCGCAGCGGGGAGGCAGTCCGCCTGGGCACCCCCCTGGAGGGCAGGGTGCTCATCGTCCACCACGTCTTCCGGCCGGACGACACGCTCCAGACCCTGGACGTGGGCGCGCTGCTGCCGCTGCACGCCTCCTCGCTCGGCAAGGTCCTGCTGGCCTTCGGCACCGCGACCGTGGAGTCGGCGCTCGACGCCGGGCTGGATGCGTACACCCGGCACACCCTGGTCGTCCCGGAGGAGCTCAGCCGAGCACTCGCCGAGATCCGGGAGATCGGATGGGCGGCCGAGGTTCAGGAGATGAGCATGGGTGAGGCCGGCGTCGCCGCGCCCATCCGGGGGCACGGGGGTCTCGTGGTGGGCTCCATCGGTGTGTCCGGCCCGATCGAGCGGGTCTGTGATGCCCAGGGCCGGCCTCAGCTGGCCCTGATCACCCTGCTCCGTGAGGCCGCACGGGCGATCTCCAGAGACCTGGGGGCGGCCCGCTGGTAG